A region of Dioscorea cayenensis subsp. rotundata cultivar TDr96_F1 chromosome 5, TDr96_F1_v2_PseudoChromosome.rev07_lg8_w22 25.fasta, whole genome shotgun sequence DNA encodes the following proteins:
- the LOC120261687 gene encoding LOW QUALITY PROTEIN: chloride channel protein CLC-c-like (The sequence of the model RefSeq protein was modified relative to this genomic sequence to represent the inferred CDS: deleted 5 bases in 4 codons) yields the protein MDDKGDIETSDVGGVLERNGSSFYEDKELVGAREPLLRKATTNNTSQIAIVGANLCPIESLDYEIVENDLFKQDWRSRKKTQIFQYITLKWTLALLIGLATGLVGFFNNLAVENIAGFKLLLTSNFMLEQRFFEAFVVFAGCNLILAAGAALLCAYVAPAAAGSGIPEVKAYLNGVDAPSILAPSTLFVKIFGSIGGVSAGFVLGKEGPMVHTGSCIAFLLGQGGSRKYRLTCTWLRYFKNDRDRRDLITCGAAAGVAAAFRAPVGGVLFALEEVASWYSALLWRTFFTTAVVAVVLRALIGFCRGGKCGLFGEGGLIMFDLSSSVATYSAPDLIAVIVLGVLGGLLGSLYNFFLDKILRSYSVINEKGAPFKIILTITISLLTSCCAYGLPWLAKCTPCPANIQEECPTIGRSGNFKNFQCSPGHYNDLASLFLNTNDDAIRNLFSKGTYDEFYISTLFVFFGAVYFLGLVTYGIAVPSGLFIPVILAGATYGRIVGTLLGPISDLDTGLFALLGAASFLGGTMRMTVSVCVILLELTNDLLMLPLVMLVLLISKTVADSFNKGVYDQIVKMKGLPFMEAHAEPYMRNLVAGDVVSGPLITFSGVEKVGNIVHALRLTGHNAFPVVNEPPFSDAPELCGLVLRSHLLVLLKAKRFTRERVATGVIEVLRRFDAFDFAKAGSGKGVKLENLDIQEEEMDMYVDLHPITNTSPYTVVETMSLAKAAVLFRELGLRHLCVVPKTPGRPPVAGILTRHDFMPEHILGLFPRVKSND from the exons ATGGATGATAAAGGAGATATAGAGACCAGCGATGTAGGAGGAGTGCTGGAGAGGAATGGGTCCTCCTTCTATGAAGATAAGGAGCTTGTTGGGGCGCGAGAGCCCTTGCTGAGGAAGGCCACCACGAATAACACCTCCCAGATCGCCATTGTCGGTGCCAATCTCTGCCCTATTGAGAGCTTGGACTATGA GATTGTGGAGAATGATCTTTTCAAGCAAGACTGGAGATCAAGGAAGAAAACACAGATATTTCAGTATATAACCCTTAAGTGGACTCTTGCCCTACTTATTGGCCTTGCTACTGGGCTTGTTGGCTTCTTCAACAACCTGGCTGTCGAGAACATTGCTGGTTTCAAATTGTTGCTGACAAGCAACTTTATGCTTGAGCAAAG ATTTTTTGAGGCTTTTGTTGTATTTGCTGGTTGCAATCTTATTTTAGCAGCTGGAGCAGCACTTCTCTGTGCTTATGTTGCACCTGCAGCGGCTGGATCTGGCATACCCGAAGTAAAAGCATATCTTAATGGTGTGGATGCTCCTTCTATTTTGGCTCCGAGTACACTCTTTGTGAAG atatttggctccattgGTGGAGTATCTGCTGGCTTTGTACTAGGTAAGGAGGGTCCAATGGTGCACACTGGATCGTGCATCGCCTTCTTACTTGGTCAAGGAGGCTCTCGCAAGTACCGCCTAACGTGCACATGGCTCAGATACTTCAAAAATGACAGGGATCGACGAGACCTGATCACATGTGGGGCTGCTGCTGGTGTTGCAGCTGCTTTCCGGGCTCCAGTTGGTGGGGTACTCTTTGCTTTGGAAGAAGTAGCTTCTTGGTATTC TGCGCTTCTTTGGAGAACA TTTTTCACAACAGCAGTGGTTGCTGTGGTATTGAGAGCTTTAATAGGATTCTGCCGTGGTGGAAAATGTGGGCTTTTTGGAGAAGGAGGACTCATTATGTTTGATTTAAGTTCTTCTGTTGCAACGTATAGTGCCCCTGATCTGATAGCTGTTATAGTTCTTGGAGTCCTTGGTGGTTTGCTTGGATCCCTTTACAACTTTTTCTTGGACAAAATTCTCCGCTCATATAGTGTGATCAATGA GAAGGGTGCACCATTCAAGATCATCCTTACCATCACCATTTCTCTGCTTACTTCATGCTGTGCTTATGGACTACCTTGGCTAGCCAAGTGCACCCCATGCCCAGCAAATATCCAAGAGGAGTGCCCAACTATTGGCCGTTCTGGCAATTTCAAGAATTTCCAGTGTTCTCCTGGTCACTATAATGATCTTGCATCCCTCTTCCTCAACACGAATGATGATGCTATTCGCAACTTGTTCAGCAAAGGCACTTATGATGAGTTTTATATTTCCACTCTCTTCGTCTTCTTTGGTGCTGTATATTTCCTTGGGCTCGTGACATATGGAATAGCTGTTCCTTCTGGCCTGTTTATCCCTGTTATACTTGCTGGTGCTACATATGGACGCATAGTGGGAACTCTTCTGGGCCCTATCTCTGACCTTGATACTGGCCTCTTTGCCCTTCTTGGGGCAGCATCTTTTCTGGGTGGGACTATGAGGATGACAGTGTCAGTTTGTGTCATTCTGCTTGAGCTGACAAATGATCTTCTAATGCTTCCTTTGGTTATGCTTGTCTTACTTATATCAAAAACAGTGGCTGATAGCTTCAATAAAGGGGTGTATGATCAAATTGTTAAGATGAAGGGCTTGCCATTCATGGAAGCCCATGCAGAACCTTACATGAGAAATTTGGTTGCTGGGGATGTGGTCTCAGGACCACTAATTACTTTTTCCGGAGTGGAGAAAGTTGGGAATATAGTACATGCATTAAGGCTAACAGGCCACAATGCATTTCCAGTGGTGAATGAACCACCTTTCTCAGATGCACCAGAGTTGTGTGGGCTTGTCTTGCGCTCTCACTTACTTGTATTGCTAAAAGCG AAGAGGTTTACAAGAGAAAGGGTGGCTACTGGAGTGATAGAGGTTTTGCGGAGGTTTGATGCCTTTGATTTTGCCAAAGCCGGGTCAGGGAAAGGTGTCAAATTGGAAAATCTGGACATTCAAGAGGAAGAAATGGATATGTATGTGGACCTCCATCCAATTACCAATACTTCACCATACACCGTGGTTGAGACAATGTCACTGGCAAAAGCAGCAGTTCTT TTCAGGGAACTTGGACTCAGGCAT TTGTGTGTTGTGCCAAAGACTCCAGGG AGACCTCCCGTTGCCGGGATTCTAACTCGACATGACTTCATGCCGGAACACATTCTGGGATTGTTCCCTCGTGTCAAATCCAATGACTAA
- the LOC120259903 gene encoding U3 snoRNP-associated protein-like YAOH, with protein sequence MRNGVASRYMQKSKEATFGSGLMDIAILKRNYDYCYSIIEKVKGCHVIGYCDADTPEIVTRDASTTIISSLGDRRAVMRARRGDLTVSLSTTVEYVAKQLWQRQESTWLMQLLRDLHQPNEQSYFIVIMSHRSELLTVDCLGKLDDERLLTVGRDRTLRMWKVHDESQLVFRGPAASLECCCFIDGNEFIFGSDDGSIELWSSRHKKPIHIIKNAHALPDQSNRDEKEAIPDGCIKENGIPKEKKCSLAESWVSSIAVCKGSDLAVSGAANGLIRLWAIENDNKGLRPLFDYPLV encoded by the exons ATGCGCAATGGAGTAGCAAGTCGCTACATGCAAAAATCCAAAGAAGCTACATTTGGAAGCGGTCTCATGGATATCGCGATACTTAAAAGGAACTACGACTACTGTTATTCTATCATCGAAAAGGTGAAGGGATGCCATGTAATCGGATATTGCGACGCCGACACGCCGGAGATTGTGACACGAGACGCATCGACTACGATTATATCTTCGCTTGGGGATCGCCGAGCGGTCATGCGTGCAAGAAGAGGCGACCTCACCGTATCTCTCTCCACCACCGTCGAGTACGTAGCAAAGCAGCTATGGCAGCGACAAGAAAGCACATGGTTGATGCAATTACTAAGAGATCTTCACCAACCAAATGAACAGTCATACTTCATCGTGATAATGAGTCACAGAAG TGAACTGCTAACAGTTGACTGTCTTGGAAAGCTGGATGATGAACGCCTTTTGACAGTGGGTCGAGATCGAACATTACGAATGTGGAAG GTTCATGACGAATCACAGTTAGTCTTTCGAGGACCTGCAGCATCTTTAGAATGCTGTTGTTTTATTGATGGGAATGAATTTATCTTTGGCTCAGATGACGGAAGTATTGAACTTTGGAGCAGTAGACATAAGAAGCCCATTCACATAATAAAAAATGCTCATGCTCTTCCTGACCAGTCCAATAGAGATGAAAAGGAAGCGATCCCTGATGGTTGCATTAAAG AAAATGGCattcccaaagaaaaaaaatgttctcTGGCCGAGTCATGGGTTAGTTCCATTGCTGTGTGCAAAGGAAGTGATCTTGCGGTGTCTGGAGCTGCAAATGGATTAATTCGTTTATGGGCtattgaaaatgataataaagGCCTTCGACCTTTATTTGATTACCCCCTGGTATGA
- the LOC120260656 gene encoding two-component response regulator ORR2-like isoform X1: protein MLLRMRKEEEEVKQVEEEEEEKVRVLVVDDSPLDRRIVEMMLNRCGGFFEVIAVESGVKAIEVLGLNEGKADCPIVNQVQKIDIILTDYCMPGMTGYDLLKAVKENNHPGSIPVVIMSSENDPQRIKSCQAVGAEDFFLKPLKVQDMQSLKSYAKPTGSSPITGTKRKVTLDLIAEADSSGRRPRLAGVAVA, encoded by the exons ATGTTGTTGAGAATGAgaaaggaggaagaggaggtgAAGCAggtggaggaagaggaagaggagaaggTGAGGGTATTGGTGGTGGATGATTCACCACTGGACAGGAGGATTGTGGAAATGATGCTTAACAGATGTGGAGGATTCTttgaag TGATTGCTGTCGAAAGTGGAGTAAAAGCTATTGAAGTTCTCGGATTAAATGAAGGAAAAGCTGACTGCCCCATTGTTAAC CAGGTGCAGAAGATTGACATAATTCTTACTGATTATTGTATGCCTGGAATGACTGGGTATGATCTCCTCAAAGCAGTCAAG GAGAACAACCACCCGGGCTCGATTCCTGTAGTGATCATGTCTTCTGAAAATGACCCTCAAAGAATCAAGAG TTGTCAAGCAGTAGGAGCAGAGGACTTTTTCTTAAAGCCACTCAAAGTTCAAGACATGCAAAGCTTGAAAAGTTATGCAAAACCAACAGGATCGTCTCCGATAACAGGTACCAAAAGAAAGGTGACACTTGACTTAATTGCGGAAGCCGATAGTTCTGGGAGGCGGCCTCGACTTGCCGGAGTTGCAGTTGCATGA
- the LOC120260656 gene encoding two-component response regulator ORR2-like isoform X2, producing MLLRMRKEEEEVKQVEEEEEEKVRVLVVDDSPLDRRIVEMMLNRCGGFFEVIAVESGVKAIEVLGLNEGKADCPIVNVQKIDIILTDYCMPGMTGYDLLKAVKENNHPGSIPVVIMSSENDPQRIKSCQAVGAEDFFLKPLKVQDMQSLKSYAKPTGSSPITGTKRKVTLDLIAEADSSGRRPRLAGVAVA from the exons ATGTTGTTGAGAATGAgaaaggaggaagaggaggtgAAGCAggtggaggaagaggaagaggagaaggTGAGGGTATTGGTGGTGGATGATTCACCACTGGACAGGAGGATTGTGGAAATGATGCTTAACAGATGTGGAGGATTCTttgaag TGATTGCTGTCGAAAGTGGAGTAAAAGCTATTGAAGTTCTCGGATTAAATGAAGGAAAAGCTGACTGCCCCATTGTTAAC GTGCAGAAGATTGACATAATTCTTACTGATTATTGTATGCCTGGAATGACTGGGTATGATCTCCTCAAAGCAGTCAAG GAGAACAACCACCCGGGCTCGATTCCTGTAGTGATCATGTCTTCTGAAAATGACCCTCAAAGAATCAAGAG TTGTCAAGCAGTAGGAGCAGAGGACTTTTTCTTAAAGCCACTCAAAGTTCAAGACATGCAAAGCTTGAAAAGTTATGCAAAACCAACAGGATCGTCTCCGATAACAGGTACCAAAAGAAAGGTGACACTTGACTTAATTGCGGAAGCCGATAGTTCTGGGAGGCGGCCTCGACTTGCCGGAGTTGCAGTTGCATGA